The Oryzias melastigma strain HK-1 linkage group LG15, ASM292280v2, whole genome shotgun sequence genome includes the window CTAGAaactattttgaatttattccATGTTTGTCGTCGGTTAAGAGGCTTCTGGAGAACACCAGGCTAACAGACCTATCAGTCCACAGATCTTTCCCAGCTTTGATCCTTAATGTTGAGTACCTGTTGTACCCAGGTGTGGTGGGCACTCTTAAGGAATGGAGTTTGTCTTTGATATGAGCTGTATTGCATTTTCCCTCCTCCCTTTCTACTCAAGAACTTGGGCAGAAGGGTGACTCCCCTGCTCCCATCTCTCCTCTCTCTCCCCTCCACTCACCCGACTCTCTGGAAGAGCTCTCTCTGACCGAGAGTCCCAACCAGCCCTTCCCCTCGGGATCAGCTGCACCATTGGGCTCCTTCTCCAGTGAACCCCACAAAACACTTTCCAAAGACATGCCTTGGGAGGGAGAAGAGGGTGACTCTGGACCGGGCCATAGCACAGATAAGGAAACTGGTCCTTACCTCAGTTTAGGGAAAGACCCGGGGCCTTATCATCCATGTGAAGACAGCGGCATTTCCTTTTCACCTGAGGAGAAGCTTATTAGCTCAGACAGGTCCTCCACTGGCCCCTCCCCTGTGAACCCCCAGATGATGGTACCTGAGTCTCACCTTGCCTCCTCTAACCCAACAGAACACTGGGATTCACCATTCCTAGCATCTCAAGACAACTCCAAGGTCTCCATGGATCCCTTCTCTAAGGACACAACCTCTGTTGGCTCATCTAAACATGTGCCAGACCTTCACGATGACCAGTCTGATGAGGAGGATGACCTAATGTATGAGGTGAAGAAGAATAATAACCCATTTGAGAGTTATTCCTCAAAGGCTGAGAGCAGTTACTCTCATTTTGGGGAGCCCCAGTCTGATACTAGAGCACCTAAGATGTCAGAGAGTCCAACACCCGATCTGGTCCAGTATGGGCACACCGAAGAATCCCAGGAGAATCTGCCATCTTTCTTAGACGAGGGGAAACTGTTTGAAGGCAGTGAGCTGGCCTCTGATTCACCCATGCATTCAATGAACCTGTTCTCCACGGGTCTCAAAGataaagaagaggaagagcacCCTGCTGCTCCAACATCCCTTCCCGATATCCTGAAGTCTTCCCCCCTCAACCCCGAAAAGGCTGATTCTGGCTCCTCTGAAGGAAGTCCAGAGCAGAGCCCTCTCTTTGAACGGAAGATGATGGAGTCTCCCAACCCGCCAATCAACCTGTCTGCTAACAATCCCTTCGCCTTTGACACAAAAGTGTCCCTGCTCAAGGAGATGGCAGAAGAGATGGAGGCACATACTACACAAAAAGCAGATGATGATAAAACCTTTGGTGCATTCGATCTGGTGAAGGAGGCCAAGGAAACGAGCCCAACTAAGGTCAAGGACGAAGAGCCTGTCAAGATTGAGCAAAAAGATTGGTTTTCAAGCCACGATTCTCCCAAAATGACGAGCACGTTTGAGCCGCTTGACTTCCAGAGCAAGAAGACCACCGTTCAGGATTCCGATTCCGAGTCCCCAACAGCAGACTCCCTGTCCCCTGTCTTGGAGGCCATGGCCAAGAATCCCGCCAGCTTCCAGGTAGAAACCGAGAAGGAAGACCTGAAGTTGGAGATGGAAGAGCCGGAGGTGGCTGAAGAAGTCTCTGAACATGAAGTCTCTTCAGAGGAATTTGAGTTTATCGAGAGACCACCAAGAGGTGTTATTGATGAGTTTCTTGAAGCCCTGGATACATCCAAGTTTGCTTCCTCCAAGGCCCCAGAGGTTCTCATTGATGATGATCTAAGCTTTGGCCAAAAAGAGGCAGCTGCTGCCATGCCTCTCGCTAAAGCCGCTCTCCCCCTGGAGGCTGAAGAGGATCCTTCAAGCCAGAGCTCCTACCGTCTCCTTACCCAAGCCTCCCCCCAGAAGAGCAAGGCCGACCTGGAAAAGCACGACATCCAGCAGCCCTCTACCCAAGCTCCAACTGTTCCCCCCGCCAGCAAACCAGGGGACACACCTGCTAAGAAGAGCATGGAGGGGGGCACGCTCTTTAAGATGCCAAACCTGAACATAAGAGCAGGTAAACTAAACCAGTTCTGGCATGGAAACCACCCACACATCCTCTTCAGTTCCTGCAGGCTCCTCCATCTTCATCGTCATAGTTTTCATAATCATTCTTTTGTTCTCCACCATTCGCTTTCTTCCAGCCAACCAGCGCACAGTATTTACTTTGCAtcccatttcttttttcatgcgGCCTTCCCTTTGCATCGTCCAgttttgcattttgttcaacattaacattttgtatttttgtgtttcattgtggtcaaacattttaatctacagcattgtgtgttttttgtctaATTACATAACTTGTCTGAGCATTTggcctttttaatttttacgaTATTTTTGTACACAAACCACGGTAAGTATTGCGGAGTTATCTCTTTTGAAGTTGTGTACGTGTACTACCTGGTCAGAACAGTTTCCTGTTAAAACCTTCATTGGTGCTTGTATTCAACGTTTTGCCCCCCGGGCTTCTTTGGGCCTTCGGTTCCATTAGCTAATGCTCTGGTTTGAGGTTCTCTCAACTTAGAAAGAAGTCGAGATGCCAATCTGCAACCCAACACCACCTGAGGGAGCCCAACGCCGGTTACAGACTTCAAATGCAGAGAGCCCTCGCCACTCCTTTAGAAAGCTTCACTATCACACACACACCATTAGAGCAAAAAGGTTTATGTTCCTGAGTGTAGATTTCTGATAAACTCTGcgtttttatttataagaaaCAGGCTTAACTCCAAACATAAACTGCCTTTCCTGTCCAtcccaaaaaacaactttaggtTAACACTTATCCACAAGGAACTGAAGAAATCTCCTTAAATCTTATTGGCTTAATGGTTAAATTCAGATGTTCACTctgtgaaactgaaaaaaaaggctttctcAAGTAAACAAATATAGAATATGCTATGTTTATTGTTAATAGGGATTAAATTCTACCAATGGAACTAGTAGAATTTGTCtttcttaaaaacttttttaatgtcCTGTCCTTTTAGTAGAAAATACAGTCTTAAAATTTCCTTTATTGCTCTTGTAATTGGAAATTGACTAGCAGCTGTGGTACCACTACACAAGAGTGTCTTAAAATACGTGTGTATTACTCAGCAAAAGAGGTTTGCATCTTTAAAGTAGCAATAGTTATCCACTTTCCACCCAAATATACTCTATTTGAGGGATTGCAGCAGTCCAACTGTCCTTGTTTCTAGAACAAATTAACCTTAATGTAAGActagaattaaacattttatgataaattgtcttaaaagtttcatgtaaatgtgtgttaacTTTCAAACTTCTGTCTTGGTGTAAAATGCGTTTCGTTCTGTGTTTTAAGTCAAGTTTTCTCTTAACTCAATCAAGTCTGTTTCTTGAAAAAACAAGATCACTCACCATTCACAAAtaaaattttgcttttgaatattctgtaaaaaaaacaactttcatttgAGATATCGCTTCCCAGCTCACGAAGGAGAAAATaatttatacttaaaaaaaatgtgttctttagtgtatcaaagataatatatgatcataaatatggatatagtatactctgaaaggctgaagaaaactATGATATAGACGCTTAAAGATTTTCATGTACACCTTATTATGGGGAAAAGGAAATATGGTAGACGGTAGATAAAAATACTAGGGGAGATTTTTCGTTTTTGTTGTGTGATAATATCCAAACTCTGTTAGTCTGTTAATGCACCTtaaagttcaacatttttttcctaaataattaGATTATTCTTAAGAATAGAGCGTGTTGTTTGAACCTGAAATATGAGAACTCGTCAGAAGCCtttgtgaaaaacagaaaagtgatGTGAAGattgaagaaaatctgaataaatgtcacaaaaattGAAACCTTAGAGTTTACAAGTCCAGATTCTGCAGGGCcctttgtaaagttttttttttttttttaaaatacattacatATAATAACGATACATAACATCGCAACAATGCAGAATTAAACTATGACAGTTAATAagtgaaaaggagcagaaagaagaaaactagtATTATCTGTCCCTATTGCTACATCAacgaaaataaatcaaagtactTAAAACAGCTGGTGTAAGCTCCTGACATCTTCAGGTTAGACTTCAGTCTTCCAGTGTGTTCATGTCTGTTCTGTGCTCTGATGTTGGTGGCAGATGTTGCAGAGCTACGTCTCTGTAGTTTCCTGGTTTCATTCAGATTCATGCGTTTGTGCAAAGTCAGACCAGACGTGTGGAGCTGCTCTGCCTTCTCCCTCCTCCTTTTCCttctctgcctcctcctccctgcATTGCGACACTGGCACCCCACAAAGGGTTCTCCGACCCAGAAACCACTCGGCAGACATTCCCTGTTATGCAATAGGAAGTGTGGGGGCTGTGAGCAGGGATCCTCTGGGATCGATCCCCTCCTGACACACCTCGCTCTTCATCAGTCTTGCTGACGTTGTTTATGCTCTGTTTGCTGCCTTGTTTAGATTGACAGCTTTTGGTTGCAGTAACAAAAATAAGTCTTCCTGTATGTATTGGATTTTTGTTGGTGTGGAGAGAGGAGGAGTAGCTGGTCTGCCAGACACGTTACTgcatgaatgaaataaaaatagcagTGCTTTAAGCACCTTCATGCTGAAGTACTGGGATTTCCGTTTGGGATTTCTGTTGATATTCTGGACCAAGTGTTGGCCAAAACACATTTCtagtgttttatatttaaaatttgtgtttcaCATGAATTAGAACACCTTCTGTACAAAATGATTAGTTGTCACTCATCATTGTAGAGTCAGAACGAAATCCTATCAGTGAGATTTATCAACAGAGAtgcagaaaaatgcaatttatgcTTTTGTCTGCTGATCTGATCGTTCATTCTTTCATAAAACCAAAAGaacagctgtacagtttgagGTTCAGTTTTGGTTGCATTCAGTTGCCCTGAAGTGCAGGCAGTTGACCACTTTtccatgctttttttattttctaatttgcaGGAAACCTATGATCACCTAAAGAAACGGAGTCTTTAAGTTTTTTCTGGTAAAAgaatagactgtatataagtactggaccgagtgagtgtgatgtcactcatggAACATgacccaatctgaattcttctcctctccctacctctacatttagaCCTCCAAACTGCgagtgtctcatatttcagacgtTACTTTTGCTcgatgacgtcacagcagtcACAGGTCAACTaggttagcgcggagcttccagcgctcgaatatacataataaaagcggttttataactttaaaaaagtaattacttacatttaaaagtaaacttgtGCTCCAGAGCAGACTTTGCATCCCTCCACTTGGAGAGTtggatcttaaaaaatatatcggacaccacttgcacttgaaagcaggcttaGGAGAATTTTTCAGACCATTTAAACGTTCAACGTGAGATTACAGATCGAGgtacctgattggtcagtttataacttgaataactcgCATCACAAATTCaatctaatttaaaatgtttgagatTATGAactgttattctgacaaataatgACTGTGtcacagctgtttatttcacaatagaagtctgggattttggcttcttggagccagcaggtacttcctgtttggaacgccaggggggaaGTGTCAttttgtccagttctcatatacagtcaatagggAAAAGCAACAGAGGAGACAGAAGTGGAGGAGGAATGTGTGCTGTCAGTGAACTAACACCGTCCAGCGTGATAGGCTACCTTTATGCTCAAGACTGACataatatatacaaaataaaagacagtccTATTAATGTTTCTGAGTAAACATCATCAAGCACTTTCAGATAACAGCTgagacttgtttttttcctgttgtgcCTTTCTGTATAATGACCCTCCGAGCATCATCCTGAAGCATCAGTTAGTGTTTCCTCATGTCTGACTGATAACGCGCATCATAAAGTGCATGCATGTTTTTATAATGCGGCCAGAATCAACAAAGGCTAAAAGCTCAGCCTGTCGTCTGTGACGCCAGGCTGTTTCAAGCAATCATAAAAGCTGTTTATAAAAGAATCCTAATCAGATTCGTGTAACAAAGTCACTTTGCAGGTAAATGTAGGGATGTTATCTGTGTCCACATCCGCCCAACGGAGATCAACCAGCATCCCATAATGATTCTAAAGAAGCTCAGAGAGGTCATGTCATGTTCTGAAACGAGTCAGGGCTGTGATGAAAACCTAAATCCTGCTTCTCTGTAAGAAAATTCAAACCTTTGAAGAATTAAAATGGATACACTTAGTTTTATCAGATacaaaagtatattttgaaGCGATTTCAAAATACCAGATTTCCTAATATGGTCActgtaaagaaaagaagaagaaaggtaTCTGAGGAAAAgccaaaatatttacaaatgcaattatttttaaaggcccactaaaaaaaaaagattttttttgtcctttttctgatGGATGACATACATTTGTGAGAATAGACACAAAACTGCAGTttataaaatattgtatttgaaTGGTAAAATAGGTGGGCCACGAGctcaaatattgctcgccatttttgttgcaccactaatgttatgttgggggtgtgagagcctaacgggagagagtgtaaacagagagctctcatcaGCTGGAAGGGAATGGGGGAGCATGATTGTTCTCAATTAGCTGATCTGCCaacaactcaggtgaatttctgaagAACTTCTACTGCTCTGcataaactatgtcctagaaaactatgttttttttttaaatttatacaaaaaatagcataattatTAGCATATTAAAAGATCATCAGGAACGTTTTTAAGTTGAGCAATGGATAATTTGAGTGGCTCTTTAAGAAAGTTGGTGTCCACTTCAGCAAAACTGGAGCCTCTCTTGCAGCTATAATCAggattttgttttgtctctgCTTCAACCTCACAATGCTTCTCATCTACAAATGTTGATACTCTCCTCAGAGAAGTTTCAAACCCATCAGACATCAGTGCTGCTGTTCTCGAGTTCAGAATTTTGGTTTGTCTGATCCTTTTTAAGAAGTAAATCTCTGCATATTCAGATTGAAACTGAGGCTGCTGTGGGCGTAAGCTACAGAAAGTCCATGAGTGTGGTTGATCCTTGCTGGTTTGTTAGGATCTCTTGAGCACCGAGCTGCTCTGTCTCAGGTTTGAACCTGCATGAGTCTGGCAGGTCGCCTGCTGATGACTGTTCAGGTTCAAGCAGGCCCGGCGGCGCCTCCTACTGTCCACATGCAGCCCTTCACACAGAGCTgaagattacatttttatttagttagtttaatcTATAAATTGCAATAAGTAAAAGCTAAAGGTCTGCCGACCCACAGCCTTGCACTCCCTGGACAAGAGCGCAAactccacagaaaaaaaagacgtaATTTTAGAAACCCAGTGAACCTTGAACATTGACTGAGCTCCATTACAACATCTGAATGAGGGTGAAGGTTCACTGCATCACATGGAGGTGAAGAGTCACTGATGCAGCAGtctgagcagcaggagctcatcatCCCACCTTCTGCTGATCAGCTCAGGAATCTGCATTATTGACAGAGGGCCAGactagcgccctctgctggacggAGAGGCGGTGTTTATCCTGCCTCTGCACATCCGTCAGTGCTTGTTTGTAAACCCGGCGGTTTATGGAAGCGTGAACATTTAACAGGGAGGACATTGAAAGTTGCAGGTTCAAACACAGGTGTGTGGTCTGTGTTTATTGCAACTATTCAACACCTGGAACTACTTTTTGTGCATGTAGAACGCCGTGGTGGGTGTGAAGCGGTTTCTGCTGAATGAAAGTTTTTACAGTTGGCTGTTCTGTGGTCAGATTGGGGGGGTTATAGTCGCTGCGTCAGACAAGCTGCTGCAGACGGTCACCTGACCGCAGGCCACGCCCccgtctcctcttcctccacctcTTCCTCCCCCGCGGAGCTCACACACGTCCCTTGCGCGTGCCGCGGCCGGTCGTCTCTGCGTGGAATGCGCGCGTGCTGATCGGACATGGACGACTCCTCCGTGGTGCAGAAAAAGCCCGCGAGCCCGCAGTGGAGGGAGCAGGGTACGTGTCACTCCCCGCGTGCGTGTTCGGTTCAGCGTTTCTGCCCCAACTCTGTTGTTTGGGGAGTTCGGTTGGCGGGTTCGGGTCGGAGCAGCTGTTATAATTTATCCAGCAGAGGGTGGAGGGGTACTTCAATTGGTAACGCGTTCCGATCGGTTCTGGATGGTTCTGAGCTAGCGGCTGCTGGACCTTTGGACTTTCATCTGCTCACTGGACTCAGAGGTGGTCGGGGGCGGTGACGTCAGCTGGAAGGTTAATGATTGTCGCGCCTATCTGACGTGCTCTAGGAGAGCCGGCTGGAGATCCGTGTTCCGGTTCTGAAACCCCCAGTTGGTAGTTCGTGTTAAAGTTGCAGCTGTGAGTGTCAGTTAGAGGCACGAGGCTTCCTGAGCAGGGCCCACGCGCCTGGGTTTAGAACCTTTTGCACCGGGCGTTTCCGGTTCTGGAGCTCCGGGTTGGAGTCACTTCTGACCGCACTGCAGCTTTGAGGATCGAACCTTGATCTCATCAGAATTcagagctgctcctctctgaTTAGATCAGATCATTTCTGACCTTTCATCTAAAGGTGCAGCAGCCTGCTTATCTGCTGTGAAGATCCTGAAGTCTGCAGGAGGTTCTGATCAGAACACACACATCAGAAGTGGTGGTACAAGCACTAATCATAAATATATGGACTGAattgaacaataaagtttttttgatgGTTCCTGCTATTATTTCAGACTGAAATCTTATTAGATGTGAAATGGGTTTTCTAAATAAacagaatgtgtttaaaaaatgaaaatatctgaaaatgtcCTGCAGCCTTACAGCAATAGAATGAGAGCTAACATGAATTTGTAACACAAGAGTGGACATAAATCCTCTGAGTTTAAAAGTGTAGCACATGAAGTGAAACAGTGTTTCTGGAGGACAGAAGTCGTCTATCAGCAGAGTTGGAGCAAGGCTGCAAGCCGCACTGTGACTaagcactatatagtgagtctGGTGGCAATAACTCTTATATCTGAAGCTGGGTTTGCTTCTGGAATCAGCATCAGGGAGGGTTTTTGCTGACAGAAAACAATGATAGTCGCTTAATTTTTAGATTGGAGCTCGGCCAATCCCTGTGGCTTTACTAAATGTCTGTCATGTTGCATTTAAGtctgtgcagagctgcaggacagTTCACAATCGGCTCAAACTGAGGAGTCAGGCTGCATTTTGAGGGTTTTAGTCTGAGGGATCACACATTGTTCATTCATACAGTTTTCCTGtaaacaatcaaaaatactGATATCCTAAAATGTTAAtcaatatatttcttttaaggGAAGATTAAGATGCGTCATTCCTTGGTTTGAATAATGACAAGCTGTTTCTGCTTTAGTTTCAGTCTGTGAAGGGGCGCcttctgtatttttataatcTAAACCAGATCcaagatgtgtgtgtgtttcagcgATGGGTGGGTCTCCTTGTGTCAGTTTTTAGTCGCTGCAGTACATCTACTTCCTAAACCAGAAAAGCTGTCTCTATATATGATCATGAAATGGGTAGGTCCTTGTGTCAGatacattgactgtaaatgagaccATCTTCCTTTAGGAAAGTGCTCCTGTAGTTCCTAAAAGAATCAGGGAAGTCCAGTGTTTTTGATAACTGCATGTCAGTTGGGGAGAAACCTCCTCCATATGAGACTCCCATGGTATATGGACTGCCCAACCCTCCTTTTATGGATTTTGAGTCGAGCCAATGATCAGTTTGACTTCCTTTCCAGCTGGTTAGATTTGAATTCCTGCTTATCTCTGAACCCTCCGCTTACCTTTTACAGCCTGGTTATGTAacacctcctcttcatcatcattaaaacagcCATCTCTTCATAATATCACACAGCTGAATGGCTCCGTCTCAGAACGGCATTCTTCTTTCCCATCCCTGGTAATGTTTCAGCTCCGACCTTTTAGTCTCCATCAGCTAAGTGGATTATGAAAACTCTGGATCCCAACTGGACCTGAAACTTGACTGAACCTGTCAATGGTCAATGGATACAAATGTTATgattaatcataatttaatcactgtaactttaaactttaattaaactCGTTTAGTTCAGTCAAAAGACCAGAGCTTCTAGTTTTTTACTGGAGTATTTACAAACCTCTGCTGCTGATCTAAAGCAGCTTCCACAACAAGAAAATGAGTGTTTGATTCTGCATCTAGATCAGGCCACGACAG containing:
- the rtn4a gene encoding reticulon-4a isoform X2, whose product is MADSEEQQVSSTTPLFNDEVHHYQAEPEPEPEPEPEPRQEHFSLDDIVDLVGGAQDALERHMAEDSGPQELTQTSEEEPVTLPEPVHIPEPDVKVPEPEVKVPEPEVKIPEPVFTVPEPVVEVPEPEVKEPEPEVKVPEPDVKVPEPEVNVPEPEVNVPEPDVKVPEPEVNVPEPEVNVPEPDVNVPEPEVKVSEAEVTVPEPEIKEPEPEIKVPEPEVKVPEPVIKEPEPEPVVKSAAPDSTSFPFVAQEPAAVAPKAEPESTSIAPEPQAAPATEPAPVSDALPAAEPRKAAPAPAEAAERTAVTHHPPAPKSDVPPASKAQPPLLMQFPTELGQKGDSPAPISPLSPLHSPDSLEELSLTESPNQPFPSGSAAPLGSFSSEPHKTLSKDMPWEGEEGDSGPGHSTDKETGPYLSLGKDPGPYHPCEDSGISFSPEEKLISSDRSSTGPSPVNPQMMVPESHLASSNPTEHWDSPFLASQDNSKVSMDPFSKDTTSVGSSKHVPDLHDDQSDEEDDLMYEVKKNNNPFESYSSKAESSYSHFGEPQSDTRAPKMSESPTPDLVQYGHTEESQENLPSFLDEGKLFEGSELASDSPMHSMNLFSTGLKDKEEEEHPAAPTSLPDILKSSPLNPEKADSGSSEGSPEQSPLFERKMMESPNPPINLSANNPFAFDTKVSLLKEMAEEMEAHTTQKADDDKTFGAFDLVKEAKETSPTKVKDEEPVKIEQKDWFSSHDSPKMTSTFEPLDFQSKKTTVQDSDSESPTADSLSPVLEAMAKNPASFQVETEKEDLKLEMEEPEVAEEVSEHEVSSEEFEFIERPPRGVIDEFLEALDTSKFASSKAPEVLIDDDLSFGQKEAAAAMPLAKAALPLEAEEDPSSQSSYRLLTQASPQKSKADLEKHDIQQPSTQAPTVPPASKPGDTPAKKSMEGGTLFKMPNLNIRAVVDLLYWRDVKTTGVVFGAALLLLLSLTMCSIVSVCSYIGLALLSVTICFRIYKGILQAIQKSDEGHPFKQYLDQEVALSEDVVHKYSDAILSKLNKTIGELRRVFLVEDLVDSIKFAVLMWILTYVGALFNGLTLIILGLVGVFTCPIVYEKHQAQIDHYVGLVNNQIKDVVGKIQAKVPGMKRKAE
- the rtn4a gene encoding reticulon-4a isoform X1, translating into MADSEEQQVSSTTPLFNDEVHHYQAEPEPEPEPEPEPRQEHFSLDDIVDLVGGAQDALERHMAEDSGPQELTQTSEEEPVTLPEPVHIPEPDVKVPEPEVKVPEPEVKIPEPVFTVPEPVVEVPEPEVKEPEPEVKVPEPDVKVPEPEVNVPEPEVNVPEPDVKVPEPEVNVPEPEVNVPEPDVNVPEPEVKVSEAEVTVPEPEIKEPEPEIKVPEPEVKVPEPVIKAPEPVVVVPEPEVKVPEPVIKEPEPEPVVKSAAPDSTSFPFVAQEPAAVAPKAEPESTSIAPEPQAAPATEPAPVSDALPAAEPRKAAPAPAEAAERTAVTHHPPAPKSDVPPASKAQPPLLMQFPTELGQKGDSPAPISPLSPLHSPDSLEELSLTESPNQPFPSGSAAPLGSFSSEPHKTLSKDMPWEGEEGDSGPGHSTDKETGPYLSLGKDPGPYHPCEDSGISFSPEEKLISSDRSSTGPSPVNPQMMVPESHLASSNPTEHWDSPFLASQDNSKVSMDPFSKDTTSVGSSKHVPDLHDDQSDEEDDLMYEVKKNNNPFESYSSKAESSYSHFGEPQSDTRAPKMSESPTPDLVQYGHTEESQENLPSFLDEGKLFEGSELASDSPMHSMNLFSTGLKDKEEEEHPAAPTSLPDILKSSPLNPEKADSGSSEGSPEQSPLFERKMMESPNPPINLSANNPFAFDTKVSLLKEMAEEMEAHTTQKADDDKTFGAFDLVKEAKETSPTKVKDEEPVKIEQKDWFSSHDSPKMTSTFEPLDFQSKKTTVQDSDSESPTADSLSPVLEAMAKNPASFQVETEKEDLKLEMEEPEVAEEVSEHEVSSEEFEFIERPPRGVIDEFLEALDTSKFASSKAPEVLIDDDLSFGQKEAAAAMPLAKAALPLEAEEDPSSQSSYRLLTQASPQKSKADLEKHDIQQPSTQAPTVPPASKPGDTPAKKSMEGGTLFKMPNLNIRAVVDLLYWRDVKTTGVVFGAALLLLLSLTMCSIVSVCSYIGLALLSVTICFRIYKGILQAIQKSDEGHPFKQYLDQEVALSEDVVHKYSDAILSKLNKTIGELRRVFLVEDLVDSIKFAVLMWILTYVGALFNGLTLIILGLVGVFTCPIVYEKHQAQIDHYVGLVNNQIKDVVGKIQAKVPGMKRKAE